CAAATTCCAGGCTTTTCTCATCACCGGTTTTTGAATCCACTACTTTCAAAGTGTTTTCCTGACAATATGCCAGATATCTCCCATCAAAGGATACAGTAATATTTTCGGCATCTTCTGGAATTTTTATTTCAACTTCTGATTTTTTAGGCTCACTTTTTACAATTTTTTTAGTTTTTAATTTTATTTCAGAAGATAAGAAATAATTATTTATATAAAGCAGTCCTGCAAATTGTATTATCAAGGATATAGCGATCCAAATAACAGTTCTTTTAAAAATTTTCATCTTGTACTCCCCTTTTAATAGTCATATATAATACCTTTATTTCTCTACATACACAATAGAAGGTATTGATCTTTCACCTAAAGGATCGCAGGGATTATTTATTACTTCTCCTTCATAGTACATGGTAGAAGAAGAACCTCCATCTAAATTTATAGCATTTACAGCACCATATTCAAGCATTATATTCTGAACATCCTTTAAAGAGGCTCCTATACTTTTAGTCTGTCTTCCATCTATAACAAGAAACAGCATAGCACCATCTTCTCTTTGACCTATGGCAGTTCTAGGGGCAATTCCCCAACCGCCATCCCCAGATTTTATAGTTCCTTTTCCATTTACCACTAGTGCAGGTTCAAAGGATATAGCTTCTGTAACTCCCTTTTCTTTCATTTCATTTAAGCTGTAACTTCCCACAAGAAGCTGTCCTTTATTTGTAATTGCCATTGCCTGAGTTTTTTGGTCATCATCATTTATATCATTAGATATGACATTTCCCTTACTCATAAGTATACCTGTAGGTTTTCCACCAGTACCGGTCCATTCACTATCTTCAGAAGATCTATCTGTAAATCCTCCACCATTTATGGCCGCTACAGCATTATTATCCTTTGCAATCTTACTTGTAAGTTCTCCTGCTACTCCTAGCTTCTTGCTATAGCCTACCTTAACCCTAGTAGGATCATGTACTATAAGCATATATCCCTTAAATTTTTTACCATCACTTACTTCTTCCATCTCTATACTGCTGTCATGTTCATTTTTAAACTCCAGAGTTCCTGAATCATCCTGTTGTATTTGTTCTGCTGTATTTCCACTCAATATCTTTTTTATTTCATTATCCGACAAAAATATTTTTGCAATATACTGATGGCTTAAAGTTGTCATGGCAGCACCTACTATAGTCCTTTTTACATTCTCAAAAGGACCATAAAATACCAAAAAAGGAGCTGTCATACCTGTAAATATAAATTCAAACACTAAAAAACAAATTACAAGTTTCCAAAATGACTTCTTCTTTTTACCTCCAGTTTCCCTTTTTTTCATATATTAAAACTCTTCCTTTCTAAAATTCTACAACTAAATTAAAAATACACTCTTCAATATTGTACAATAAATGATAAAAGTTTTAAATAGAAATAATTTCATACATCAATGAATATTTTGTAAAAGGCACTCAAAAAAGATACTAAATTTGCATGTCCTTTAATTTTTTAGACAAACAATAATTTAGTATCTTTATAAATATATAAATACAAATTACAATTTTTTAGAAGCCTCATAGGCCAGAGGGGATCTTTCACATTCATCATGCTTTAAAGTAATCTGGTAACAAAGACTGCTTCCTTTCATTTTTTCTGATGCATAACATAATCCATTGGATCTAGAATCTAAAAAAGCTTGATCTATTTGTTCAGGATCTCCTACTAGTAATAGTTTAGTGCCAACCCCCACTCTAGTTATGATAGCTTTCACTTGTTTAGGCGTCAAATTTTGCGCTTCATCAATTATAAGCCAATTTCTAACAATAGAACGTCCTCTCAAATAACCTACGGCTTCTGTGGTTATAATTCTT
This window of the Clostridium kluyveri DSM 555 genome carries:
- a CDS encoding phosphodiester glycosidase family protein codes for the protein MKKRETGGKKKKSFWKLVICFLVFEFIFTGMTAPFLVFYGPFENVKRTIVGAAMTTLSHQYIAKIFLSDNEIKKILSGNTAEQIQQDDSGTLEFKNEHDSSIEMEEVSDGKKFKGYMLIVHDPTRVKVGYSKKLGVAGELTSKIAKDNNAVAAINGGGFTDRSSEDSEWTGTGGKPTGILMSKGNVISNDINDDDQKTQAMAITNKGQLLVGSYSLNEMKEKGVTEAISFEPALVVNGKGTIKSGDGGWGIAPRTAIGQREDGAMLFLVIDGRQTKSIGASLKDVQNIMLEYGAVNAINLDGGSSSTMYYEGEVINNPCDPLGERSIPSIVYVEK